The following are encoded in a window of Pseudalgibacter alginicilyticus genomic DNA:
- a CDS encoding polyribonucleotide nucleotidyltransferase, whose translation MIPKVFREVIDLGDGREISIETGKLAKQAHGSVVVQSGKCMLLCTVVSNYKQADVDFLPLTVDYREKFAAAGRYPGGFFKREARPSDGEVLTMRLVDRVLRPLFPKDYHAETQVMIQLMSHDDDVMPDAMAGLAASAAIQLSDFPFECPISEARVGRVNGEFIINPTRSQLEKSDIDMMIGASADSVMMVEGEMNEISEEEMTEAIKFAHEAIKVQCAAQIKLAEAFGKKEVREYEPEREDEELAKKIHDMAYDKVYAVARAASAKHERSAAFEAIKEEIIASFSEEELADYGGMVSKYFYKAEKAAVRDLTLNEGLRLDGRKTNEIRPIWCEVDYLPSTHGSSIFTRGETQALATVTLGTSREANQIDMPSYEGEERFYLHYNFPPFSTGEARPIRGTSRREVGHGNLAQRALKGMVPDDCPYTVRVVSEILESNGSSSMATVCAGTMAMMDAGVQLKKPVSGIAMGLISDADSGKYAVLSDILGDEDHLGDMDFKVTGTADGITACQMDIKVKGLSYEILVNALKQARDGRLHILEKLTDTIATPNADVKEHSPKMVTRRIPNEFIGALIGPGGKVIQEMQKETGTTIVINEDPETEEGIVEILGVGNEGINTVLAKIDSLLFKPTVGNTYQVKVIKMLDFGAVVEYIDAPGNEVLLHVSELAWERTENVSDVVNMGDVFEVKYFGVDPKTRKEKVSRKALLDKPEGYVARPPRDSSRDNRGGRDNRGRDNRGRDNRRDDRKPRENKKEE comes from the coding sequence ATGATTCCAAAAGTTTTTAGAGAGGTTATAGACCTTGGTGACGGTAGAGAAATTTCTATTGAAACTGGAAAATTAGCAAAACAGGCACATGGCTCTGTTGTTGTACAATCTGGAAAATGTATGCTTTTGTGTACAGTTGTTTCCAATTACAAACAAGCAGATGTTGATTTTTTACCTTTAACGGTAGATTATAGGGAAAAATTTGCCGCAGCGGGTCGGTATCCAGGTGGCTTTTTTAAAAGAGAAGCTAGACCAAGTGATGGTGAAGTTTTAACGATGCGCTTGGTAGATCGTGTATTGCGCCCATTATTCCCAAAAGATTATCACGCTGAAACTCAAGTGATGATTCAGTTAATGTCTCATGATGATGATGTAATGCCAGATGCTATGGCAGGCTTAGCAGCTTCGGCAGCTATTCAATTATCAGATTTCCCTTTTGAATGCCCAATTTCTGAAGCTAGAGTTGGTCGTGTAAATGGCGAATTTATTATCAATCCAACACGTTCACAATTAGAAAAATCAGACATTGATATGATGATTGGTGCCTCTGCTGATTCTGTTATGATGGTAGAAGGTGAAATGAATGAAATTTCTGAAGAAGAAATGACTGAGGCTATTAAATTTGCTCACGAAGCCATTAAAGTACAATGTGCTGCGCAAATAAAATTAGCGGAAGCTTTCGGTAAAAAAGAAGTCCGTGAGTATGAGCCAGAAAGAGAAGATGAAGAATTAGCAAAGAAAATTCATGATATGGCATACGATAAAGTATATGCTGTAGCAAGAGCCGCTTCTGCTAAACATGAACGTAGTGCTGCATTTGAAGCTATTAAAGAAGAGATAATAGCTTCTTTTTCTGAAGAAGAATTAGCTGACTATGGAGGTATGGTTTCCAAATATTTCTACAAAGCAGAAAAAGCAGCTGTTAGAGATTTAACATTAAATGAAGGCTTGCGTTTAGACGGCCGTAAGACTAATGAAATTAGACCCATTTGGTGTGAGGTTGATTACCTACCATCAACACATGGTTCTTCAATATTTACAAGAGGAGAAACACAAGCTTTAGCCACAGTAACTTTAGGAACAAGTAGAGAAGCTAACCAAATAGATATGCCATCTTACGAAGGAGAAGAGCGTTTCTATTTGCATTATAACTTCCCTCCTTTCTCAACGGGTGAGGCCAGACCAATTCGTGGAACCTCTCGTCGTGAGGTAGGACATGGTAACTTAGCTCAACGTGCCCTAAAAGGTATGGTGCCAGATGATTGTCCTTATACAGTACGTGTGGTTTCAGAAATATTAGAATCTAACGGTTCGTCATCTATGGCAACAGTTTGTGCTGGTACAATGGCGATGATGGATGCTGGTGTTCAACTTAAAAAACCTGTTTCTGGTATTGCTATGGGATTAATCTCTGATGCAGATTCTGGAAAATATGCTGTATTATCTGATATTTTAGGTGATGAAGATCATTTAGGTGACATGGATTTTAAAGTAACTGGTACTGCAGATGGTATTACAGCTTGCCAAATGGATATTAAAGTAAAAGGATTGTCTTATGAAATTCTTGTAAATGCTTTAAAACAAGCACGTGATGGTCGTCTACATATTTTAGAAAAATTAACTGACACCATTGCTACACCAAATGCAGATGTTAAAGAACACTCCCCTAAAATGGTAACTCGTAGAATTCCTAATGAATTTATTGGAGCCCTAATAGGACCTGGTGGAAAAGTAATTCAAGAAATGCAGAAAGAAACTGGCACAACAATCGTTATTAACGAAGATCCAGAAACTGAAGAAGGTATTGTTGAAATATTAGGCGTAGGAAATGAAGGTATTAATACCGTGTTAGCTAAAATAGACTCCTTATTATTCAAACCAACTGTAGGAAACACTTACCAAGTAAAAGTTATTAAAATGCTTGATTTTGGTGCTGTGGTTGAGTATATAGATGCTCCAGGAAACGAAGTATTATTACACGTAAGTGAATTAGCTTGGGAACGTACAGAAAATGTTTCTGATGTTGTTAATATGGGAGATGTTTTTGAAGTAAAATACTTTGGCGTTGACCCTAAAACACGCAAAGAGAAAGTATCTAGAAAAGCGTTATTAGATAAACCAGAAGGTTATGTAGCAAGACCACCAAGAGACAGTTCTAGAGATAATCGTGGTGGACGAGACAACAGAGGTAGAGATAATCGTGGACGTGATAACCGCAGAGACGATAGAAAACCAAGAGAAAATAAAAAAGAAGAATAG
- the rpsO gene encoding 30S ribosomal protein S15 has product MYLSKEAKEEMFAKHGKGKTDTGSAEGQIALFTQRINHLTEHLKKNRKDYNTERSLVKLVGKRRALLDYLTKKDILRYRAIVKELGLRK; this is encoded by the coding sequence ATGTATTTATCAAAAGAAGCAAAGGAAGAAATGTTTGCTAAGCACGGTAAAGGAAAAACCGATACCGGTTCTGCAGAAGGACAAATTGCATTATTTACGCAAAGAATTAATCACTTAACTGAACACTTAAAGAAAAATCGTAAAGATTATAATACTGAGCGTTCGTTAGTAAAATTAGTTGGTAAAAGAAGAGCTTTATTAGATTACTTAACTAAGAAAGATATCTTAAGATATCGTGCCATAGTAAAAGAATTAGGATTAAGAAAATAA
- a CDS encoding sensor histidine kinase, which produces MKTLFPQNNFPDTYDSFEKIFNNTYNGIAILTLDGDWIKVNDSICDLFGYSRHELFNMNIENIIFRDDLGAHERKYDRLMHGKINRYRVQQRYFHKDGTIIWVLISVSLICNKKGEPNYMIWQFSDITGRKRNQDKLKLMLNVVREQNERLSAFASIITHNLRSHSGNLSTLISFLEDDYTLLKENENFDLLKKAIENLEETVSHLTEIAKIKEVDKNKIQVLNLYDYVEKAIYNITAIAKNTNTTIVNYIDEDLCIKAIPAYLDSIILNFLTNAIKYRSEKRLPKIRLTATIDNGYVVFKIVDNGMGIDMEKYGDKLFQMYKTFHYNKDAIGIGLFITKNQIESLGGKVEVSSKVDVGSEFSIYFKCA; this is translated from the coding sequence ATGAAAACACTCTTTCCTCAAAATAATTTTCCAGACACTTATGATTCCTTTGAGAAGATTTTTAATAATACATATAATGGTATTGCTATTTTAACTTTAGATGGTGATTGGATAAAAGTTAATGATAGCATCTGTGATTTGTTTGGCTATTCTAGACATGAATTATTTAATATGAATATTGAAAATATTATTTTCAGAGATGACTTAGGTGCTCATGAAAGAAAATATGATAGATTAATGCATGGAAAAATTAATAGATATCGTGTGCAGCAACGTTATTTTCATAAAGATGGAACTATTATTTGGGTGTTGATATCTGTTTCGCTTATTTGTAATAAGAAGGGTGAGCCGAATTATATGATTTGGCAATTTTCAGATATTACAGGAAGGAAGAGAAATCAGGATAAACTTAAATTAATGTTGAATGTGGTTAGAGAGCAAAATGAAAGATTGAGTGCTTTTGCAAGTATAATAACTCATAATTTACGTTCGCATTCTGGAAATTTGTCAACACTTATTAGTTTTTTAGAGGATGACTATACTTTGTTAAAAGAAAATGAAAATTTTGATTTGTTGAAAAAAGCTATTGAAAATTTAGAGGAAACGGTATCTCATTTAACTGAAATAGCAAAAATTAAAGAGGTAGATAAAAATAAAATTCAGGTGTTGAATTTATATGATTATGTAGAGAAAGCAATTTATAACATTACTGCTATTGCTAAAAACACAAACACTACAATTGTTAATTATATAGATGAAGATTTGTGTATTAAAGCCATACCCGCTTATTTAGATAGTATTATTTTAAATTTTTTAACCAATGCAATAAAATACCGATCAGAAAAAAGATTGCCAAAGATTAGATTAACAGCAACCATTGACAATGGTTATGTAGTTTTTAAAATTGTAGACAATGGGATGGGCATCGATATGGAAAAATATGGAGATAAACTCTTTCAAATGTATAAAACGTTTCACTATAACAAAGACGCTATAGGAATTGGTTTGTTTATTACCAAAAACCAGATTGAATCTTTAGGTGGTAAAGTAGAAGTAAGTAGTAAGGTGGATGTTGGAAGTGAGTTTTCAATTTATTTTAAGTGTGCATAA